In Aliarcobacter faecis, a genomic segment contains:
- a CDS encoding MoaD/ThiS family protein, protein MAKVYIPTALRLFTNGQFEISLQGENIKDIVGNLVDEHQDLKTHLFTNEGKLRSFVNIYLNEEDIRGLDNLDTKVYDDDKIILVPSIAGGL, encoded by the coding sequence ATGGCAAAAGTTTATATACCAACAGCCTTAAGACTATTTACAAATGGGCAATTTGAAATATCTTTACAAGGCGAAAATATAAAAGATATTGTAGGAAATTTAGTAGATGAGCATCAAGATTTGAAAACTCATCTATTTACAAATGAAGGAAAATTAAGAAGTTTTGTAAATATCTATCTAAATGAAGAGGATATTAGAGGTTTAGATAATCTTGATACAAAAGTTTATGATGATGACAAAATTATTTTAGTTCCATCTATTGCAGGTGGTTTGTAA
- a CDS encoding family 2A encapsulin nanocompartment shell protein: MAEENKIVSLSAKAAYNLADVAKTTPVFDSLTPRWVTRLLDWKSLDSGIFRLNKVKEGDTPLDTLCSQKIHNKIPEGFVDYEENPREYQLNSIQTIINVNTKVSDLYSSPTQQIQEQLKLAIESLKERQESELFNNDDYGLLNNIDDSQRVQSRTGSPTPDDLDELLTKVWKEPSFFLAHPRAIAAFGREATRRGVPPVTINLFGTSFLSWRGVPIIPTNKLFVDGLKEPKSKAGKTNILLVRTGFEKQGVVGLFQNNLPNEQSRGLSVKFRGIDNNGVGSYLLSLYCSAVILSKDAIAVLEDVDVGNYYDYAQ, encoded by the coding sequence ATGGCAGAGGAAAATAAAATAGTAAGTTTAAGTGCAAAAGCAGCTTATAATTTGGCAGATGTTGCAAAAACAACACCAGTCTTTGATTCATTAACTCCAAGATGGGTTACAAGACTGCTTGATTGGAAATCTTTAGATAGTGGGATTTTTAGACTAAACAAAGTAAAAGAGGGAGATACTCCACTTGATACTTTATGTTCACAAAAAATTCATAATAAAATTCCAGAAGGGTTTGTGGATTATGAAGAAAATCCAAGAGAGTATCAATTAAACTCTATTCAGACAATTATAAATGTAAATACAAAAGTATCAGATTTATATAGTTCTCCAACCCAACAAATTCAAGAGCAATTAAAACTTGCTATTGAAAGTTTAAAAGAGAGACAAGAGAGTGAGCTATTTAACAATGATGATTATGGATTGTTAAATAATATTGATGATTCTCAAAGAGTTCAAAGCAGAACTGGAAGTCCAACACCTGATGATTTAGATGAGTTATTAACAAAAGTTTGGAAAGAGCCATCATTTTTCCTAGCACATCCAAGAGCAATAGCTGCATTTGGAAGAGAAGCTACAAGAAGAGGAGTTCCACCAGTAACTATAAATCTATTTGGAACATCATTTTTAAGTTGGAGAGGAGTGCCTATTATTCCTACAAATAAACTATTTGTTGATGGATTAAAAGAGCCAAAATCAAAAGCTGGAAAGACAAATATTTTGCTTGTTAGAACTGGTTTTGAAAAACAAGGTGTTGTTGGATTATTCCAAAATAATCTACCAAATGAACAATCACGAGGTTTATCTGTAAAATTTAGAGGAATAGATAACAACGGTGTTGGTTCATATCTTCTATCTTTATATTGTTCAGCAGTTATTTTATCAAAAGATGCAATAGCAGTTTTAGAAGATGTAGATGTAGGAAACTACTATGATTACGCACAATAA
- the moeB gene encoding molybdopterin-synthase adenylyltransferase MoeB: protein MAKDDKSEKYEKLSQEEISRYSRHLILPEVGLEGQLKIKNAKVLVVGTGGLGAPVILYLAAAGVGTIGLIDFDTVDESNLQRQIIHTTKDIGRPKISSANDRIKGINPNVKVVSYNDKLTSKNSLEIIKNFDIVVDGTDNFQTRYLINDSCVILNKPFVYGSIFRFEGQVSVFNANSKACYRCLYPEPPPVGLVPSCAEGGVIGVLPGVIGTIQANETIKLILGIGEVLSGRLLIFDALKMQFKELKIRKDESCPVCGKNPTITELIDYEEFCGLKSPDERVEVEEISAIDLKNLINEKRPFQLIDIRQPHELQIGKIEGSKGIPFGQLVRRKDELDTTRKVVVICKIGLLSAEVIRQLKEAGYTGEIYSLKGGITSWANDIDYTMARY from the coding sequence ATGGCAAAAGATGATAAGAGTGAGAAATATGAAAAGCTCTCACAAGAAGAGATAAGTAGATATAGTAGACATCTTATCTTACCTGAAGTGGGACTTGAAGGGCAACTAAAAATAAAAAATGCAAAAGTTTTAGTTGTAGGAACTGGTGGGCTTGGTGCTCCTGTTATTTTATACCTAGCTGCTGCTGGAGTTGGAACTATTGGTTTGATTGATTTTGATACTGTTGATGAATCAAATCTACAAAGACAGATTATTCATACAACAAAAGATATAGGGCGACCTAAAATATCTTCAGCAAATGACAGAATAAAAGGGATAAACCCAAATGTTAAAGTTGTTTCATACAATGATAAATTAACAAGTAAAAACTCTTTAGAGATTATTAAAAACTTTGATATTGTTGTAGATGGAACAGATAATTTTCAAACAAGATATTTAATAAATGACTCTTGTGTGATTTTAAATAAACCATTTGTTTATGGATCTATTTTTAGATTTGAAGGACAAGTAAGCGTTTTTAATGCAAATAGTAAAGCTTGTTATAGATGTTTATATCCCGAACCACCACCAGTTGGACTAGTTCCATCTTGTGCAGAGGGTGGTGTTATTGGTGTTTTACCAGGAGTTATAGGAACAATTCAAGCAAATGAGACAATCAAATTAATCTTAGGAATAGGAGAGGTTTTAAGTGGAAGACTTCTAATCTTTGATGCACTAAAAATGCAGTTCAAAGAGCTAAAAATAAGAAAAGATGAGAGTTGTCCAGTTTGTGGAAAAAATCCAACAATAACTGAACTTATTGATTATGAAGAGTTTTGTGGTTTAAAAAGCCCAGATGAAAGAGTTGAAGTTGAAGAGATAAGTGCAATAGATTTAAAAAATTTAATAAACGAAAAACGACCTTTTCAACTAATAGATATTAGACAACCTCATGAGTTACAAATAGGAAAAATCGAAGGCTCAAAAGGGATACCTTTTGGACAATTAGTAAGAAGAAAAGATGAACTTGATACGACAAGAAAAGTAGTAGTAATTTGTAAAATAGGACTTTTAAGTGCTGAAGTTATCAGACAATTAAAAGAAGCTGGTTATACAGGTGAGATATATAGTTTAAAAGGTGGTATTACATCTTGGGCAAACGATATAGATTACACAATGGCAAGATATTAA
- a CDS encoding FAD-dependent oxidoreductase, protein MNRRDLLKLGTLVTAVTATSVFGATQVKEEPKKEEKIIKPLNNGDRVIIIGGGFAGLTVAKNIKLNNAKAEVIVFESKNIFASCPYSNLWFGGVKNVDYNNLVFSPLKPASNYDFDIINDKVVSINRDKKLVTTLNGSYEYSLLVISTGIEYDYSTFGLDEKEARKAYSKFPASYNGGFEQLSLKENIENFKGGVFVITVPKGIYRCPPAPYERASLVADYFKSKKINAKVVVLDPREKPAAKAKGFLEAFNTLYKDYLEYIPNANITKIDVDKKTIFYDKTNLKEAETTKESLVFDDANIIPSNKASKLLANSGLELTPEGWGRVKTPTFRSLNDDSVYLVGDVLGEYPFPKSAQMAHSCGIILGEQIAKRLNKEDPKEGSVYPQNVCYSLVSQNSGIYVTHKAYLDTDGKVKVKTELFEDIEKETFDSTKAWYAGITSNIFE, encoded by the coding sequence ATGAATAGAAGAGATTTATTAAAATTAGGAACATTAGTTACAGCAGTAACTGCAACATCTGTTTTTGGAGCAACTCAAGTAAAAGAGGAGCCAAAAAAAGAGGAAAAAATTATAAAACCACTAAATAATGGTGATAGAGTAATCATCATTGGTGGAGGATTTGCAGGTTTAACTGTTGCAAAAAATATAAAATTAAATAATGCTAAAGCAGAAGTTATAGTTTTTGAGTCAAAGAATATATTTGCATCTTGTCCATATAGCAATTTATGGTTTGGTGGAGTTAAAAATGTTGATTATAATAACTTAGTTTTTTCACCTTTAAAACCTGCTTCAAACTATGATTTTGACATTATAAATGATAAAGTTGTATCAATAAATAGAGATAAAAAATTAGTTACTACTTTAAATGGAAGCTATGAATACTCTTTATTAGTTATATCAACAGGAATAGAGTATGATTATTCAACTTTTGGATTAGATGAAAAAGAGGCAAGAAAAGCTTACTCAAAATTTCCAGCTAGTTATAATGGTGGATTTGAGCAATTATCTCTAAAAGAAAATATTGAGAACTTTAAAGGTGGAGTTTTTGTTATAACAGTACCAAAAGGTATCTATAGATGTCCACCTGCTCCTTACGAAAGAGCCTCTTTAGTTGCTGATTATTTTAAATCTAAAAAGATAAATGCAAAAGTTGTTGTATTAGATCCAAGAGAGAAACCAGCAGCTAAAGCAAAAGGATTTTTAGAAGCATTTAATACTTTATATAAAGATTATTTAGAGTATATTCCAAATGCAAATATTACAAAAATCGATGTAGATAAAAAAACTATCTTTTATGATAAAACAAATCTAAAAGAAGCAGAAACTACAAAAGAGAGTCTAGTTTTTGATGATGCAAATATTATTCCTAGCAATAAAGCTTCTAAACTTTTAGCAAATAGTGGTTTAGAATTAACACCAGAAGGGTGGGGAAGAGTAAAAACACCAACATTTAGAAGTTTAAATGATGATAGTGTATATTTAGTTGGAGATGTTCTAGGAGAGTATCCTTTCCCAAAAAGTGCTCAAATGGCACACTCTTGTGGAATTATTCTTGGTGAACAAATAGCAAAAAGATTAAATAAAGAAGACCCAAAAGAGGGTAGTGTATATCCACAAAATGTATGTTACTCTTTAGTAAGTCAAAATAGTGGAATTTATGTAACTCATAAAGCATATTTAGATACAGATGGAAAAGTAAAAGTTAAAACTGAGCTTTTTGAAGATATAGAAAAAGAGACATTTGATTCAACAAAAGCTTGGTATGCTGGTATTACTTCAAATATTTTTGAGTAA
- a CDS encoding PLP-dependent cysteine synthase family protein: MANNTILDLVGNTPLIKLNNLTKDLDGVTIYAKAEYLNPSGSVKDRAAKGIILEAIKSKKLTDEKILLDSTSGNTGIAYAMFGANLGYKVTVTLPKNANFERKKILKAFGATIIETDPLLSSDGALIEAKKLAKENPELYYYTNQYNNEENWKAHYNGTALEIWEQSKKQVTHFITGMGTSGTFVGTSKRLKELNPQIKTIAMQPSSPFHGLEGMKHMATTIVPEIYDSSLIDETIEIDTEDARRTALELIRKEGLFVGISSGANVYAALKLAKTLPKGSVVVTILCDSGFKYLSDSLWEEDL; the protein is encoded by the coding sequence GTGGCAAATAATACAATTTTAGATCTAGTTGGAAATACGCCACTAATAAAACTAAATAACTTAACAAAAGATTTAGATGGCGTAACTATCTATGCTAAGGCTGAATATTTAAACCCTAGTGGCTCTGTAAAAGATAGAGCGGCTAAGGGAATAATTTTAGAAGCAATAAAATCAAAAAAGCTTACAGATGAGAAGATTTTACTAGATAGTACAAGTGGAAATACAGGGATTGCTTATGCAATGTTTGGTGCAAATTTGGGATACAAAGTTACTGTAACTTTACCTAAAAATGCAAATTTTGAGAGAAAAAAGATTTTAAAAGCTTTTGGTGCAACTATTATAGAGACTGACCCTCTTTTAAGTTCAGATGGGGCATTAATTGAAGCAAAAAAATTAGCAAAAGAGAATCCAGAACTCTATTACTATACAAATCAGTATAACAATGAAGAGAATTGGAAAGCTCACTATAATGGAACTGCTTTAGAAATCTGGGAACAAAGTAAAAAACAAGTTACACATTTTATTACAGGAATGGGAACTTCTGGAACTTTTGTGGGTACTTCAAAAAGGCTAAAAGAGTTAAACCCCCAAATAAAAACTATTGCTATGCAACCATCTTCACCATTTCATGGACTTGAAGGTATGAAGCATATGGCAACAACTATAGTTCCAGAAATTTATGATAGTTCACTAATTGATGAAACAATAGAAATTGATACAGAAGATGCAAGAAGAACTGCTTTAGAGCTTATAAGAAAAGAGGGGCTTTTTGTAGGAATATCTTCAGGAGCAAATGTTTATGCAGCATTAAAATTGGCTAAAACTCTACCAAAAGGAAGTGTAGTTGTAACAATTCTATGTGATAGTGGTTTTAAATATTTAAGCGATAGCTTGTGGGAAGAAGATTTATGA
- a CDS encoding family 2A encapsulin nanocompartment cargo protein cysteine desulfurase, with translation MITHNNLPSFDEEFYKNQIEILANQAFPEFNKNNLDDFASDFAKDFDYEKVIQTNFYETKEVSNFETFSNIKIVPQNSNSYEIFDVEAIRRDFPVLNQKVNGNYPLIWLDNAATTQKPKSVIDRIIHFYEYENSNIHRGAHTLAARATDAYEEARKKVAKFINAPSQNNIIFVRGATEAINLIAHSFGKIHIQKDDEIIVSNLEHHANIVPWQILSSQTGAKLKVIPVDNDGQILLNEFERLITPKTKIVSITHVSNALGTIVPIKQVIEIAHRYGVKVLIDGAQGVSHIKTDVQELDCDFYIFSGHKVFAPTGIGAIYAKKELLNIMQPYQAGGNMIADVTFEKTVYQEAPNKFEAGTGNIADAVGLGAALDYVSKIGIENIYNYEHKLLEYAIAKMGEITGLRFIGTAKEKTSVLSFVLDGYDTTKVGEYLTSKGIALRFGHHCAQPILRRFGVEATVRPSIAFYNTKEEIDFLVQTIKEFKNSSLGR, from the coding sequence ATGATTACGCACAATAATTTACCAAGCTTTGATGAAGAGTTTTACAAAAATCAGATAGAAATTTTGGCAAATCAAGCATTTCCTGAGTTTAATAAAAATAATTTAGATGACTTTGCTAGTGATTTTGCCAAAGATTTTGATTATGAAAAAGTTATACAAACAAATTTTTATGAAACTAAAGAAGTATCAAATTTTGAAACTTTTTCAAATATAAAAATAGTTCCACAAAATAGTAACTCTTATGAGATATTTGATGTAGAAGCGATAAGAAGAGATTTTCCAGTTTTAAATCAAAAAGTAAATGGCAATTATCCACTTATTTGGTTGGATAATGCAGCAACTACACAAAAACCAAAAAGTGTGATTGATAGAATTATCCACTTTTATGAGTATGAAAATTCAAATATTCATAGAGGGGCTCATACTTTAGCAGCAAGGGCAACAGATGCTTATGAAGAGGCTAGAAAAAAAGTAGCAAAATTTATAAATGCACCTAGCCAAAACAATATTATTTTTGTAAGAGGTGCAACAGAAGCTATAAATTTAATAGCTCATAGTTTTGGAAAAATCCATATACAAAAAGATGATGAGATAATAGTTTCAAATTTAGAACATCATGCAAATATCGTACCTTGGCAGATTTTAAGTAGCCAAACTGGGGCTAAATTAAAAGTTATTCCAGTTGATAATGATGGGCAAATTTTACTAAATGAGTTTGAAAGACTTATAACTCCTAAAACAAAAATAGTATCTATTACTCATGTATCAAATGCCTTAGGAACAATAGTTCCAATAAAACAAGTAATTGAAATTGCTCATAGATATGGAGTGAAAGTTCTAATAGATGGAGCGCAAGGAGTATCACATATAAAAACTGATGTTCAAGAGCTTGATTGTGATTTTTATATTTTTTCAGGACATAAAGTATTTGCTCCAACTGGAATTGGTGCAATTTATGCTAAAAAAGAGCTTTTAAATATTATGCAACCATATCAAGCTGGTGGAAATATGATAGCTGATGTTACTTTTGAAAAAACAGTTTATCAAGAAGCCCCAAATAAGTTCGAAGCAGGTACAGGAAATATTGCAGATGCAGTTGGATTGGGTGCTGCTCTTGATTATGTTAGTAAAATTGGAATAGAAAATATTTACAATTATGAACATAAACTTTTAGAGTATGCAATAGCTAAAATGGGTGAGATTACAGGGCTTAGATTTATAGGAACTGCAAAAGAGAAAACAAGTGTTTTATCATTTGTTCTTGATGGATATGATACTACAAAAGTGGGAGAGTATCTTACAAGCAAAGGTATAGCTTTGAGATTTGGACACCATTGTGCACAACCTATATTAAGAAGATTTGGAGTTGAAGCAACAGTTCGACCATCTATTGCTTTTTACAATACAAAAGAAGAGATAGATTTTTTAGTACAAACTATAAAAGAGTTTAAGAATAGTAGTTTAGGAAGGTAA
- a CDS encoding Mov34/MPN/PAD-1 family protein produces MIEISKNLMDKINEHAKIDYPYECCGILLGKFENGQKSVSEVIEISNEREDENKHNRYLIPSKKVLEAELYAIKNGLDIVGFYHSHPNHSATPSQFDIDHALPVYTYLIVSVYDKEVVDYTVSVLSNDRLKFEKEEIKGV; encoded by the coding sequence ATGATAGAAATTAGTAAAAATCTTATGGATAAAATAAATGAACATGCCAAAATTGATTATCCATATGAGTGTTGTGGAATTCTTTTAGGTAAGTTTGAAAATGGTCAAAAAAGTGTTAGTGAAGTTATTGAGATATCAAATGAAAGAGAAGACGAAAACAAGCATAATAGATACCTAATCCCTTCAAAAAAGGTTTTAGAAGCAGAACTTTATGCTATAAAAAATGGTTTAGATATAGTAGGTTTTTACCACTCTCATCCAAATCATAGTGCAACTCCATCACAATTTGATATAGATCATGCTCTTCCAGTTTACACATATTTAATAGTGTCAGTTTATGACAAAGAAGTGGTTGATTATACTGTTTCAGTATTATCAAATGATAGATTAAAATTTGAAAAAGAAGAGATAAAAGGAGTTTAA
- a CDS encoding sulfate ABC transporter substrate-binding protein, translated as MIKNLKNIALATLLVSTLGFADNYDYKAEAAKKSIEILNVSYDPTRELYEEYNKNFSKYWKDKTGQDVTIKQSHGGAGKQARAVIDGLKADVVTLALAYDIDAISEKAKLFPKDWQKKLEFNSSPYTSTIVFLVRKGNPKGIKDWNDLIKDGVEVITPNPKTSGGARWNYLAAYTYGLKQELGSLDKIDFNSSAYKKADEKAKEFVTKLLKHVPVLDSGARGATNTFVQRKIGDVLLAWENEAFLAINELGKDQFEIIIPSISILAEPPVTVVDENAKQKGTLNVSTEYLKYLYSKDGQEIAAKNYYRPSLPELVDKKYLEIFPKLELFKIDDVFGSWANAQKTHFDDGGTFDLIYK; from the coding sequence ATGATAAAAAATTTAAAAAATATAGCATTAGCAACATTACTAGTATCAACATTAGGTTTTGCGGACAATTATGATTATAAAGCAGAAGCTGCAAAGAAATCTATAGAGATTTTAAATGTCTCTTATGACCCAACAAGAGAGCTTTATGAGGAGTACAATAAAAACTTTTCAAAATATTGGAAAGATAAAACAGGACAAGATGTAACAATAAAACAGTCTCATGGTGGTGCTGGAAAACAAGCTCGTGCTGTAATTGATGGATTAAAAGCAGATGTTGTTACTTTAGCACTTGCATATGATATTGATGCTATTAGCGAAAAAGCAAAGCTATTTCCAAAAGATTGGCAAAAAAAATTAGAGTTTAACTCATCGCCATATACTTCAACTATTGTATTTTTAGTTAGAAAAGGAAATCCAAAAGGTATTAAAGATTGGAATGATTTAATAAAAGATGGTGTCGAAGTTATTACTCCAAATCCAAAAACTTCAGGTGGTGCTAGATGGAACTATTTAGCTGCTTATACTTATGGATTAAAACAAGAGCTAGGAAGTTTAGACAAAATTGATTTTAACTCTAGTGCTTATAAAAAAGCAGATGAAAAAGCAAAAGAGTTTGTTACAAAACTTTTAAAACATGTTCCTGTTCTTGATTCTGGTGCTAGAGGAGCAACTAATACATTTGTACAAAGAAAAATTGGAGATGTACTTTTAGCATGGGAAAATGAAGCATTTTTAGCAATAAATGAACTTGGTAAAGATCAATTTGAAATCATTATTCCTTCTATTTCAATTTTAGCAGAACCACCAGTAACTGTTGTAGATGAAAATGCTAAACAAAAAGGAACTTTAAATGTTTCAACAGAGTATTTAAAATATCTATATTCAAAAGATGGGCAAGAAATAGCAGCTAAAAACTATTATAGACCAAGTCTTCCTGAACTTGTAGATAAAAAATATTTAGAGATTTTCCCAAAACTTGAGTTATTTAAAATTGATGATGTTTTTGGATCTTGGGCAAATGCACAAAAAACACACTTTGATGATGGTGGAACATTTGATTTAATTTATAAATAG